One segment of Panicum virgatum strain AP13 chromosome 1K, P.virgatum_v5, whole genome shotgun sequence DNA contains the following:
- the LOC120654618 gene encoding potassium transporter 19-like produces the protein MSAAESPGAAAERLRRHDSLYGDAEKVSHDKYHGSGGSWARTLMLAFQSIGVVYGDIGTSPLYVYSSTFPGGIRHPDDLLGVLSLILYTLILIPMLKYVFVVLHANDDGDGGTFALYSLISQYAKIRMIPDHQTEDATVSNYSVDTRLRRAQRLKEKLESSNAAKIGLFTITILGTSMVMGDGTLTPAISVLSAVSGIREKAPNLTQLQVVWISVAILFVLFSVQRFGTDKVGYSFAPIISVWFLLIAGTGMYNLAVHDATILRAFNPMYIVQYFSRNGEEAWVSLGGVILCITGAEAMFADLGHFNIRAIQISFTCILFPSVALCYMGQAAYLRRFPENVADTFFKSIPEPMFWPVFVVAIMAAIIASQAMLSGAFAILSKALSLGCFPRVEVVHTSSKYEGQVYLPEVNFLIGAASVAVTLGFQTTANIGNAYGICVVTVFSITTHLMAVVMLLVWRTPAALVAAFYVVFGLAEFVYLSSILSKFADGGYLPFCFSLVLMGLMAAWHYVHVLRYWHEVDRALPAAELAAVLARRDVRRVRGVGLLYSELVQGIPPVFQILVDKIPSVHAVFVFVSIKHLPVPRVAAPERLILRRVGPVGHRVFRCVARYGYTDTVEGHREFAAFLLDHLKVFVREEAAFGDGVGGRTQTAAAAVEQEQRFIDAEAARGVVYLMGEATVTAAPGSSWAKRVVVNNVYGFLRKNLPESHKALSVPKDQLLRVGVTYEI, from the exons ATGTCAGCCGCCGAGAGccccggcgcggccgccgagagGCTCAGGCGCCATGACTCGCTCTACGGCGACGCCGAGAAGGTCTCCCACGACAAGTACCACGGCTCCGGG GGCAGCTGGGCGCGGACGCTGATGCTGGCGTTCCAGAGCATCGGCGTCGTGTACGGCGACATCGGGACGTCGCCGCTGTACGTGTACTCGAGCACGTTCCCGGGCGGCATCCGCCACCCCGACGACCTCCTCGGCGTGCTCTCGCTCATCCTCTACACCCTCATCCTCATCCCCATGCTCAAGTACGTCTTCGTCGTTCTCCACGccaacgacgacggcgacg gaGGAACGTTTGCGCTGTACTCGCTGATCTCGCAGTACGCCAAGATCAGGATGATCCCGGACCACCAGACCGAGGACGCGACCGTGTCCAACTACAGCGTCGACACGCGGCTGCGGAGGGCGCAGCGGCTCAAGGAGAAGCTCGAGTCCAGCAACGCGGCCAAGATCGGGCTCTTCACCATCACCATCCTCGGCACCTCCATGGTCATGGGCGACGGAACCTTGACGCCAGCCATCTCTG TGCTCTCGGCAGTGAGTGGGATCAGGGAGAAAGCGCCCAACTTGACACAAT TGCAAGTGGTGTGGATCTCGGTAGCCATCCTGTTCGTGCTCTTCTCGGTGCAGCGCTTCGGCACCGACAAGGTGGGCTACTCCTTCGCGCCCATCATCTCGGTGTGGTTCCTCCTCATCGCCGGCACCGGGATGTACAACCTCGCCGTGCACGACGCCACCATCCTCCGGGCCTTCAACCCCATGTACATCGTCCAGTACTTCAGCAGGAACGGCGAGGAGGCCTGGGTCTCGCTCGGCGGCGTCATCCTCTGCATCACAG GCGCGGAGGCCATGTTTGCGGATCTCGGCCATTTCAACATCAGGGCCATTCAG ATCAGCTTCACCTGCATCCTCTTCCCCTCCGTCGCACTTTGCTACATGGGTCAGGCGGCCTACCTGCGCAGATTTCCTGAAAACGTCGCCGACACCTTCTTCAAGTCCATCCCAG AGCCGATGTTCTGGCCGGTGTTCGTGGTGGCGATCATGGCGGCCATCATCGCGAGCCAGGCCATGCTGTCCGGCGCGTTCGCCATCCTGTCCAAGGCGCTGTCGCTGGGCTGCTTCCCGCGGGTGGAGGTGGTGCACACCTCCAGCAAGTACGAGGGCCAGGTGTACCTCCCGGAGGTGAACTTCCTGATCGGCGCCGCCAGCGTGGCCGTCACGCTGGGGTTCCAGACCACGGCCAACATCGGCAACGCGTACGGCATCTGCGTCGTGACCGTCTTCTCCATCACGACGCACCTGATGGCCGTGGTGATGCTGCTCGTGTggcgcacgccggcggcgctggtggccgCCTTCTACGTCGTCTTCGGCCTCGCCGAGTTCGTCTACCTCTCGTCCATCCTCTCCAAGTTCGCCGACGGCGGCTACCTGCCCTTCTGCTTCTCGCTGGTGCTCATGGGGCTCATGGCGGCGTGGCACTACGTCCACGTCCTGCGCTACTGGCACGAGGTGGACCGCGCGCtgcccgcggcggagctcgccgccgtgctgGCGCGGCGCGACGTGCGCCGGGTgcgcggcgtcggcctgctctACTCAGAGCTCGTGCAGGGGATCCCGCCCGTGTTCCAGATCCTGGTGGACAAGATCCCCTCCGTGCACGCCGTCTTCGTCTTCGTCTCCATCAAGCACCTCCCCGTCCCGCGCGTCGCGGCGCCGGAGCGCCTCATCCTCCGCCGCGTCGGCCCCGTCGGCCACCGCGTCTTCCGCTGCGTCGCGCGCTACGGCTACACGGACACGGTGGAGGGCCACAGGGAGTTCGCCGCGTTCCTCCTCGACCACCTCAAGGTGTTCGTCCGGGAGGAGGCCGCCTtcggcgacggcgtcggcggccgcacgcagacggcggcggcggcggtcgagcaGGAGCAGCGGTTCATcgacgcggaggcggcgcgcggggtggTGTACCTGATGGGGGAGGCCAcggtgacggcggcgccggggtcgTCGTGGGCGAAGCGGGTGGTGGTGAACAACGTGTACGGCTTCCTCCGGAAGAACCTCCCGGAGAGCCACAAGGCGCTGTCCGTCCCCAAGGACCAGCTGCTCAGGGTCGGCGTCACCTACGAGATCTGA